AAATACCTGGGTGCTGCACCTAAAAGTGGAGATGCCTACATTGCATTTGACTTCAAAAAAGACAAATAATGGCTGTCGATACCTCTTGCACTCTATCGCGAGTCTTTTGGGTACATATTTATCAAAGAAGATAGACAATGCAATTCTCCTCATATCAAGTAATAATAATATGGCATGGATTcctcatatttaaaattttaaacaaCTGAGTTTAATACCCTTTTCTGAGAAGCTACCAAAATCTAAAATCTAAAGTTTAAATGTCAGTTCTAAATAATATACAAGATTCAGTAACTCAAGTTTTCAAGTAAACTTTAATCATTCATAAACATATGATATTTGCAttataatttagaaaatctCAATTAAAGAGGATATAACTTAACTCTATTATCAAGTGGTAAGCACAGAATCTTACTTTGGATGTGAACTCAAGATGACGCCAGAGCTCCTCATCATGATCCTTTAGAAGTTGTGATAACCTTGTAATGGTGGCACGAATACCCACAACACTGTTATCAAGTTGTTGAACAAAATTGTCTCGGAACCCACTCAATAACTCCACAAAGCAGAAGAAAGTATCTGCTTCGGCAGAAGCCTGCATACTTGCCAAAAGAAAATGGTAACTGAAAAGAAGCCTAACAGGAAAATGCAAAAATAAATCAGCAGTAGCTGCATAAGAGAATGAAACCacataaaaaaattgttttcttCCTACTTGAAATAATAACCTTTGAGAGTCGCGATCATACATACGTTGAGAAAACCCTTTATTTGAAAATTCAagttaataaaaattcattgaCTACAAATGGCAATGCAATGTTGAAGAACCCTTATTATGTTGGGACACTTGTTGGACTGGCTAGCCTATTTAAAGGATGGGTTTCGCATTAGTTTTTATGAATAATACCACATAAGTTCTCAAGAACCAGGGAGTTGTCAAGCACTCTAAAGCGTGAGTTCAATACATCTATGAGGTACATTAAATTGTCATTCTAAAATAGAGAAAATTGTCCAAATCAAAGTAACTTTCACAattaatgcatttttgtttggAAGAGAACACTCATTACCCTTTTGTATTTACAAAAAATTCCCAGTACATAAATTATCTAGAGGGGAAGAAAATACATACACATAAATTTTACAGAGTGAAGATGGGGTAGGAAGTGAGCCAGAAGCAGATCATACTGAGACTACGTGCAGGGTTTTTCTAAAGAATTTGGTTCTTTCACAAATCACAACTTTAAAAACGTATTTTTGCTATCTCTTCTCTTCATTTTTATCCATTCTTGTAAAGTGGGACATTGGGTGGTTAAACTAAATGCTTTTACACAGGTTCAGACAGTTTTTCATTACTCAACcctaaaacaaaacaaaagtagAGAAGAGACGGTCATTCATATACTCACATAAATATGCAGAAAACAGGCTTCCATAAATTGATAAAGAGATGGAATATTGTTAACATCACGTCAAACAGTAGAAGATGAGAAGGCACAAATGTGATTTAAAAGTATATAAAGTTTATATTTCAGATCAGAGGATGACTTAACAagcttattttttaattcatttgtGTAAACAACTGCTAAGGGTAAACGGTTACCGCATTCTCCTCATTAGGATCACTTTTGAAGATATAATATAATGGCGCCAAGATTTCATTCATCCCTTGCACATATCTTATTCCCGGATTTAGTTTCGCAAAAACAATCAATATGCTCCGTAAAGCCTCCTGAAAAGAAAGACATGCGTAAGGGAAGGAAAATAAATATCTGTATGCTACCAGCTATAAGAACAATGAAAAAGAAATGATTCTAGGTTCACTTGGTTGGATTTAGCAAAAGTTGAGTCCCCTGAGAAGAATTGTATGTCTGGATGAGTCCGCATAACATCCCGGTTAATCTGTTCCACGACCTCTGTCTCCTACAAGTAATACATGCCGGAGTTACAAAGAATTAGAGCTTGGAATGACATGAACTATACAGGATGTCTGGATGTCCAATTGGACAACTTGAGACTAATAATTTCCATATTCAAATATGAGATGTGCATACTGAAGGGTGGCATCAGAAACGTGACATGACATGTTATGAAGACGTTATATAGTTATACCTGGAAAAACTGATTCCATATGCTAGTCTTCCCAAGACTTAAGGGATGCTCTCCATGACTTATCTCTGATCTTGAGAGGAATCGTGGACTGCCCGTATCCAGTTGATGGTTCTCAGGACTTGACTCTTCCAGCCTCCTTGCAATCTCTGACTGACTAGCCATGGAAACAGTTGAGAACATGTCGAAAGATTGAAGATGGTAAAAAGTCCACAGGTTATATATTCATTTCAGGCAACACAGATTCCTTATGAAAAAGCTCTCTGCTCTCTATGTATCATAATCCTCTGGTGTGCCATTtgcaaaaacaaataaaatcacaaatcaaTTAAACTAATGAGTAAGATGAGCATCAAAAGCTGAGCAATAAAATGTGGCTTCTAATATCGAAAGTAAATGTATTCAGTATGAAATTATCAGCACACAATGGAAAAGGATGAGCAGTTCAACAATTCAGGATGGAAAATATCCTAGAGGTTCTCAGCTagtgacatttttttttatggaagTGAAGGATCAACTCTATTTCTCTTTAAGATCAACATACTTGAGCATTTACCAGTTCATGATTTTACTTAGTTCTCATTTCACAAAATTTGTCTGGTTGTAAAAGGGTCCAGCAAGCCAAATATGCAGCAAAGTCCAAATCACAAAATGAATAACATGGCATGACTTTACTAAAAATATTCCTCATAACTCATAAGTCACCACAACGCCAAATTCTTGAATATTACAAATTCGTGAATTTTTGCTATTTGTTTACCTAATGTcactatttataaatatatgctTTTTCAGGTGCAAAACGTATATCTCAGATGGAGGCAATATGAAATATTTACAACTTGTAGGTTAAGTAATATATGAAGACTTACAGGATTCACCAGTAGCTCCTCTTTAAATTGCTTATACTGAGATCGTTTTTTGGCCAATTCTGAAGACCAAAGCGAGTGATCAGCTGGCAGATACCCCAGTAGTACCTGCAAAGAATCCACATTCCTTGTTGGCATTCACATAGTCTACGTAAAATGAGGGGCACTACTTCCACCTTTTAGGACTATTTCTGATCTGGGAACTACTTCTAATTTCTGTAATATTCAAGTGAGGTTTGCCAATCTTAGACCATCAAGAAACCCTAGGTTGCAGGAAACTCATTTGGTATCATAGACTTGGCAATTTCACAGTTGTTACACTAACAACGAAGTGAAATCTATACTTTAGATGATGAGGACTCAAGCTATTGGTTCATGCCCAGTTCAAATCACTATTTTGGTTAGATGGTTTATTTCTAAGTGCACCTGCCCAAAAGTTTTAAATCTATAATGATTAATGTTACAAATTACTATTCATTAAAAATCTGATTTTGGGACATTCTAGTCAATGGAATATTCAATCTAATATTAAAATTCTTTTCAGATCTATAATGTAAGAAAATCTTTTAATCACTCGGTCAATTATACAATGTAAACATAAAATTATTCGGATATAATAAATCCTAGGGTTTATGAGATCACACATTTTATCTCTCACACACTTATCCTGTCCAAGTAAATCAGCTCTTTCTATTTATTATCATTGAGATATAATGAGATATCAACAGTCAAAAAGAGAAACAGCAACTAAACCATACAATGGTGCAGTGACACTGAACAATTGCTCTACTGCTGGTACTAGGGTAAATCACGGTTCACATAAATTGGCCAAGTTAATAGGCAGATAATGCTTTATGTTTTTCTTGCATTCTTCCATCCATAAATTCTATTTCTATACAATGTGCATGCAAACTAAGCATATCAATTTTATTCACCAGGAAAAGGTAAATCCTTCCTCGCATATTAACTTAAAGTACGAACGAAAAACTGGATATATTTAAGGAGCACAAGCATCAGACCCACAATTTGCTTCGACCCTGATCATTGGTTCATTCTCAGTTGGGAATGGTGATATCAATTGGGagcacgaaaaaaaaaaaaaaagaaaacttaTCATTTAATAATGGCATCATCTGTAACTCAGCTGCACTAGTGGCAAGTGCCAAACATATTACCAAACCTACAACACATACCTTCCACACCATTGCACGAATACCAGCTCCATCAGGTAGGCCCTGTAATGCTAGTCTCCGCATTTCGCCTATATTTATAACCTTCCTTGACAGCTACATATACCAATACATATGTAAATAAACaccaatatttgaaatattcaTCCACAGTGATAACGATATATTAACACAACTACCAGGTTAAAAGAATCGAGAACATCAGTCACTTGATATATAAAATGCCTAATTTTTTTCCTTTGCAACTAGCACAATCTTAAATTGAATCAAATGATGACAGATAGAAACGATCGTGCGCACAGCGACTAAAAATACTAAACGTGTTAAGCATGAACGTCAGTTGTGCACAATTGTTATGACAGTATGCTGATTTCCCtccaaaaaaatcatttttcatACCTAGTTTTACTAGAATTTCCCCGCtacaaaaaaaggaaaaaaattaaaaacagtTCCAGCACCAAAAACCTCGTTCAAAATCTGATTCTGCCGAGTAACATCCTTAGCAGCAGGAGACGCCACTGCAGTAGGCGTGGAATAATCCGATGAGCGGCCATCCTCCTCATCACTGCAACACGGACTCGCATTATTCTCAGAAACACCGCCCAACGGATCCCTACCTTCTCGTTCGTCGTGAGCGTCAGGAGAGGACACCTGCGGCTGCGGCGGTCTCTCGGCGGCCGGTGGCGGAGCCGGAGGCGGCAGGTCGGCGGTAGCAGCGTCATGATGCGGCGAAGGAGCGGACCAGAGAGCGCTATTGAGCCAATCGGGGATGCGTTTATTCATCATAATCGGCGGATCGGATAGGAATTGAATTGGATCGAAGAAGATTTgggagaaattgaaattgaagtgAGTGGAAATGATTTATGAGAGTGGAATTTGGATGATTTGGACGCCGGGCTTACTATGTAGTATTTGAGGGCACCGTTGTGTTCAAGTCACTAACAAGTAAGAACACAATTACAAATAGCTAATGGTTAAGGTCTCAAGTCTTAGGTTCAAATTTtttgtcattaattttttttatgtaatttaaaaaaaaaaaaaaaaaaaaaaaaaacacacacacaattacaactaatttttacaatttattttgtaaatgtTTATCAGGGAATGTATATAcatactatttttctaaaaaatattccctccgtcccactatgaCCATGTTTATTAGGTTAATTTAACTCAGATTACTTATTTATAATGGGTTTATTGATTGTTTGGTAGCCCAAAAAAATAAACACTAAAGCCCGCGAAAATGGCAAGATTCATTGGTATTTTATTGTTTCGCCTCGTGTGTGTATCCGCCAGTGAGGGCCTGTCACAATTTCTCAAATGCTACAGTGGAACAGATTAAAATTTTGGATTACAAGTTTGCCTTCGAAATTTGAAATCACCATAGATATCTTTGGGTGACGCGCCCATTATTGTCGACGTATTTTTGGTGAAGAGCTCTCACCGATCTGGTTATCCATCGTTTTCTCTtcaatatgcatatatatagttCATCAAACTATGTGCAATGACATGCCCCCATTCtgaaaagggtaaatatcatgaaaatccctTAAGTATAcctactttatcaaaaataccctgaaagttTCAAAATGTTCTAttaaccctcaaactatcaggtttttatcaaatatatcccgcatctatttttcggtcaccaaaaacatgatgtggctcgccggatgccacaatgtaatttatattctattttttttaatgcaatGGAAAAAACGATGTTGTGTCGTACCATATCCTTTAAAAAAATCCACtccgaaatttaaaatttactcctatcgtgtttgaaattcacgctaataacctagaattagagataaacacgatagaatatggtacgaaacgaagtcgttttttccatgttattttaaaaaaatagaatataaattacattgtggcatccggcgagtcACATCATGTttctggtaaccgaaaaatagatgcgggatatatttgataaaagtctgatagtttgagggtttagagaatatttcaaaagtttcagggtatttttgataaagtgggtatagttcaagggttttcatgatatttacccttctGAAAATGCAGATCGATTTCGTTTGTTGATCTGGGATTTCTAGGGTTTTATGTTCTTCCTAAAATTTTCGTgtgttttttaaattaaaattcgatttgtttcctttttggtcgATAAATAAAACACGTATTGTCATCCGATGTTAGAACATTGTTATGATCTATGATTTTTTCACTACAAGAATTTTGCTAGATGACGGGCCAAAACCGTCATCTATTAAAAAATCGCGTGTCATAAATGAAGGTGtagtgtcacgaccggccttaattaaggataattaatccgggaaaaccatgactggggaagggaaattaagaagcgggtttagaaaggggtgcataaaagaatactcaaagagcttgaatacgcgtgaaatattccttaaaaaggaaaaaggcatagttcgcataaaaagggtactcaaagaacttgtatacgcgttatattccttaaaaggaaaaaggcatcattaggggct
The genomic region above belongs to Salvia miltiorrhiza cultivar Shanhuang (shh) chromosome 5, IMPLAD_Smil_shh, whole genome shotgun sequence and contains:
- the LOC130986777 gene encoding uncharacterized protein LOC130986777 — encoded protein: MMNKRIPDWLNSALWSAPSPHHDAATADLPPPAPPPAAERPPQPQVSSPDAHDEREGRDPLGGVSENNASPCCSDEEDGRSSDYSTPTAVASPAAKDVTRQNQILNELSRKVINIGEMRRLALQGLPDGAGIRAMVWKVLLGYLPADHSLWSSELAKKRSQYKQFKEELLVNPSEIARRLEESSPENHQLDTGSPRFLSRSEISHGEHPLSLGKTSIWNQFFQETEVVEQINRDVMRTHPDIQFFSGDSTFAKSNQEALRSILIVFAKLNPGIRYVQGMNEILAPLYYIFKSDPNEENAASAEADTFFCFVELLSGFRDNFVQQLDNSVVGIRATITRLSQLLKDHDEELWRHLEFTSKVNPQFYAFRWITLLLTQEFTFADSLLIWDTLLSDPDGPQETLLRVCCAMLIIVRKRLLAGDFTSNLKLLQNYPSTNISHLLYVANKLRVL